GATGCCCCAGCGGGACTGCTCGATCTCGCGGATGTCGTAAGCCCACAGGCAGTACGTCATGATCGTGATCGCGGCGGCGATGGCCCACACGAACCGCAGGTAGGAAGGCGAGTACGCCTTCAGCGACTTGCGGATCTTCGCGCCGGTCTCGGCCGCCAGCTTCACCTCGGCGTAGCGCTTGCCCGCCACCATGAACAGCGAACCGAAGGCCACCACGATGTAGAACCACTGGGTGATCTCCAGCCCGGCCGCGGCACCACCGGCGACCGCGCGCAGCAGGAACCCGGAGGCCACGATGCACAGGTCGATCACCGGCTGGTGCTTCAGGCCGAAGCAGTAGCCCAGCTGCACCGCGATGTAGACGGCCATCACCGTCAGCAGCCCGTAGCTCACCCCGGCCGAGATGGCCAGCGAGCCGCCGAGCAGCAGCACCGACACGCCCCAGGCGATCGGCAGCGGGATGAGGCCCGCCGCGATCGGCCGGTTGCGCTTGGTCGGGTGCTGGCGGTCCGACTCGACGTCGATGGCGTCGTTGATGAAGTAGATGCCCGAAGCGGCCATCGAGAACACCACGAACGCCAGCGCCGCGTCCAGCACCACGGACGGCTGC
This window of the Saccharopolyspora gloriosae genome carries:
- a CDS encoding decaprenyl-phosphate phosphoribosyltransferase — encoded protein: MADKNETGATVSEPENGLDEAATNGASGNGKAVTETDADQVRNEVDSDSEGSIGSEGGGSAGALEEPEQKKADTGDEKDKSSDAYHAKVTAKAGTPAGLVSGLIKELRPKQWVKNVLVLAAPFTAGALLQPSVVLDAALAFVVFSMAASGIYFINDAIDVESDRQHPTKRNRPIAAGLIPLPIAWGVSVLLLGGSLAISAGVSYGLLTVMAVYIAVQLGYCFGLKHQPVIDLCIVASGFLLRAVAGGAAAGLEITQWFYIVVAFGSLFMVAGKRYAEVKLAAETGAKIRKSLKAYSPSYLRFVWAIAAAITIMTYCLWAYDIREIEQSRWGIISIIPMVIAILRYAVDVDKGVAGEPEEVALKDKVLLVLGACLAGCLFLAYYL